A single window of Vibrio gazogenes DNA harbors:
- a CDS encoding TerB family tellurite resistance protein: MFNTITSLFKELLEGQDLGHHEDSPQLAIACLLTEVSGADHDISGPEKDAQTQLLIKLCQLTQPEADNLLKQATQQVRDSASLYDFTSQLRALSQERRFELIRAMWEVANADEYIDPFEDAVIRKTAELLYVDHSEFIRAKLIVTEPKS, translated from the coding sequence ATGTTTAATACCATTACATCGCTTTTTAAAGAACTACTTGAAGGTCAAGACCTCGGTCACCATGAAGACAGTCCGCAACTGGCTATCGCTTGTCTGCTGACTGAAGTGTCCGGCGCTGACCACGACATATCCGGACCAGAAAAAGATGCGCAAACTCAGCTTCTCATCAAACTGTGTCAATTGACTCAACCCGAAGCTGACAACTTATTAAAGCAGGCTACACAACAAGTCAGAGATTCCGCTTCGCTCTATGATTTTACATCTCAACTGCGAGCATTATCTCAAGAAAGACGTTTCGAACTGATCCGAGCCATGTGGGAAGTCGCGAATGCCGATGAATACATCGACCCGTTTGAAGATGCAGTGATTCGGAAGACCGCAGAGCTTTTATATGTTGATCACAGTGAGTTTATCCGGGCCAAATTGATCGTGACTGAGCCTAAGTCTTAA
- a CDS encoding NAD-dependent epimerase/dehydratase family protein — protein MYRINRKWPVLVTGATGYVAGWLIKRLLESGVTVHATVRDLREQDKLESLNQIARTAPGSIRYFQANLLDEGSYAEAMQGCRVVFHTASPFRIQVRDPQSELITPAVQGTHNVLNQATLTPSVQRVVLTSSCAAIYGDNADLLNLEHGMVTEESWNHSSSPEHHPYAYSKTEAEKAAWRIAEAQQQWTLVVINPSLVMGPAVNPDVTSESLRIIRQMGDGSMKVGVPNWGIGVVDIRDVAEAHLSAAYTTHARGRYIISGCNTTLFEMAHQLLPKYGKHYPLPKRVLPKFLVWLFGPMLNPGITRKTIMQNVGYAWKGNNTKSIGELGMKYRPLSVTMNDCFAQLVATGKLER, from the coding sequence ATGTATCGCATTAACCGCAAATGGCCGGTGCTGGTCACTGGCGCGACAGGATATGTTGCTGGGTGGCTGATAAAACGTCTACTTGAATCCGGCGTCACTGTTCATGCAACCGTCCGTGATTTGAGGGAGCAGGACAAACTCGAATCTCTCAACCAAATTGCGCGAACAGCACCGGGAAGCATCCGCTATTTTCAGGCCAATTTACTTGACGAAGGCTCATATGCTGAAGCGATGCAAGGCTGTCGCGTGGTCTTCCACACCGCGTCTCCGTTTCGGATTCAGGTCCGCGATCCGCAAAGTGAATTGATTACGCCAGCCGTACAAGGCACACACAATGTGCTCAATCAGGCGACGTTAACACCGTCAGTACAGCGTGTGGTTCTGACCAGCAGTTGTGCTGCAATTTATGGTGATAATGCTGATTTGTTAAACTTAGAGCACGGTATGGTTACCGAAGAAAGCTGGAATCATTCCAGTTCTCCGGAGCATCACCCATACGCTTATTCTAAAACCGAAGCTGAAAAAGCAGCATGGCGTATCGCCGAGGCGCAACAACAATGGACGCTGGTTGTCATCAATCCTTCTCTGGTGATGGGACCCGCTGTCAACCCTGATGTAACCTCTGAAAGTTTGCGCATCATCCGTCAGATGGGAGATGGTTCCATGAAAGTCGGTGTGCCAAACTGGGGGATTGGGGTTGTTGATATTCGGGATGTTGCTGAAGCCCATTTATCAGCTGCGTATACCACGCATGCCCGTGGACGATATATTATCTCGGGGTGTAACACGACATTATTTGAAATGGCGCATCAACTGTTGCCTAAGTACGGTAAGCATTATCCACTGCCTAAACGGGTATTGCCGAAGTTTCTTGTCTGGTTGTTTGGGCCGATGCTCAACCCGGGGATAACCCGGAAAACGATTATGCAGAATGTCGGCTATGCCTGGAAGGGCAACAATACCAAGAGTATCGGGGAACTGGGAATGAAATACCGACCATTGTCGGTGACGATGAATGATTGCTTTGCGCAGTTAGTGGCGACAGGAAAACTGGAGCGCTGA
- a CDS encoding DMT family transporter — protein MWILVTLFAAACQSIRTAYQKTLSQEQGFLHATMARSLYGLPIVSVYLVICWHFIGQVTLPSVGLFLGYASVCAIAQVLATYLMLRVFQSGSFALGTLLAKTEAVLAALIGIPLLHNSLNLIAWSGIALGVTGTLVMSMRLSNLRYMHKDMSLLAGLGSGFCFAITSVTASLASHSLQGSIITSAGVTIWYVLALQSVLLCGLQIYRSRDFLAPVKQSFLLSTKVGILSSLGSIGWFTGFALINPALVKTLGQIEILGTLYFSKRRFHERMSLQQWIGGSMIVGSVVLVAIATL, from the coding sequence ATGTGGATTCTTGTAACACTCTTTGCTGCGGCCTGCCAATCGATCCGGACTGCTTATCAAAAAACACTGTCTCAAGAGCAAGGCTTTTTACATGCCACCATGGCACGTTCATTGTACGGCTTGCCCATTGTGAGTGTTTATTTAGTGATTTGCTGGCATTTCATCGGGCAAGTCACCTTACCGTCCGTTGGGCTATTTTTGGGTTATGCATCCGTTTGTGCCATTGCACAAGTGCTTGCTACCTATCTGATGCTCCGGGTATTTCAATCCGGCAGTTTTGCGTTAGGTACACTTCTGGCAAAAACAGAAGCGGTACTTGCTGCCCTGATCGGTATTCCACTATTACACAACTCGCTGAACCTGATTGCCTGGAGCGGTATTGCACTGGGTGTCACTGGGACATTAGTGATGAGTATGCGACTGAGCAATTTACGTTATATGCATAAAGATATGTCGCTGCTGGCTGGGCTGGGAAGTGGATTCTGTTTTGCCATCACATCAGTGACAGCGTCACTTGCAAGCCACTCATTGCAGGGCTCGATTATTACCAGCGCGGGTGTCACCATCTGGTACGTCCTTGCCCTACAATCGGTACTCTTATGTGGTCTGCAAATCTATCGCAGCCGTGATTTCTTAGCGCCAGTGAAACAGTCTTTTCTGCTCAGTACCAAAGTGGGTATTCTCAGTTCACTGGGCTCGATCGGATGGTTCACCGGCTTTGCCCTGATAAATCCGGCACTGGTCAAAACACTGGGACAAATCGAGATTCTCGGCACACTATACTTTTCCAAACGTCGCTTCCATGAACGGATGAGCTTACAACAATGGATCGGTGGCAGCATGATTGTCGGCAGTGTCGTATTGGTTGCCATTGCAACGCTGTAA
- a CDS encoding TetR/AcrR family transcriptional regulator, with protein sequence MNTKKQQIIAASIRLFAQDGVGVSTAAIAKEAGVSNGTLFNHFETKQILIDEVYIFVKQNMADVILSHVDFSASVFDVCFTLWIAFANWSYDHLTEYRAMNVLNTSQLLGDTARQYVEGLWGPMFDKLEDAQQSGILHPTCPELICINMQSYLHALVAYTNRKQYSQQEREKIFREAFRVFWRGIAMSTSCLDLNGFD encoded by the coding sequence ATGAACACAAAGAAACAGCAGATTATAGCAGCATCAATTCGCTTATTCGCTCAGGATGGGGTGGGGGTTTCGACCGCAGCCATTGCAAAAGAAGCCGGCGTGTCTAATGGCACGCTGTTTAACCATTTTGAGACCAAACAGATACTGATCGATGAAGTTTATATCTTTGTTAAGCAAAATATGGCTGATGTCATTTTGAGTCATGTGGATTTCTCTGCTTCGGTCTTCGACGTCTGTTTTACACTATGGATTGCTTTTGCGAACTGGTCTTACGATCATTTGACCGAATATCGGGCAATGAATGTCCTGAATACCTCGCAGTTATTAGGGGATACCGCACGTCAGTATGTAGAAGGGTTATGGGGACCGATGTTCGATAAACTGGAAGACGCTCAGCAGAGCGGCATACTCCACCCGACGTGTCCCGAACTGATATGTATCAATATGCAAAGTTACCTGCATGCGTTGGTGGCATATACGAACCGGAAGCAATATTCCCAGCAGGAAAGAGAAAAGATATTTCGGGAGGCATTTCGTGTGTTCTGGCGTGGCATTGCAATGTCTACATCCTGTTTAGATTTAAATGGGTTCGATTGA
- the rimO gene encoding 30S ribosomal protein S12 methylthiotransferase RimO: MTVHTYTPNQTTTLDTAQKTLTQQESMHNAVTGNRIGFVSLGCPKNLVDSERILTQLRTEGYDIVSQYQHADLVIVNTCGFIDSAVQESLDVIGEALHENGQVIVTGCLGAREDEIREVHPNVLGITGPHAYENVLEHVHQFVPRPAHNPYTSLVPDHGVKLTPKHYAYLKISEGCNHRCTFCIIPSMRGKLVSRPVGDIIGEAERLKNAGVKELLVISQDTSAYGVDTKHSLGFSNGTPVRQNLKALSEHLSQLGIWVRLHYVYPYPHVDDIIPLMAEGKILPYLDIPFQHASPRVLKMMKRPGQAERTLERIQQWRNICPQLVIRSTFIVGFPGETEEDFQILLDWLQEAQLDRVGCFKYSPVEGATANELAEQVPESVKQDRYERFMALQQAISTQKLQQRIGSQMQVLIDEVDQEGAIGRTYADAPEIDGVVYLNGETGVKAGDLVNVTIEHADEYDLWGSLTAN, translated from the coding sequence ATGACCGTCCATACTTATACGCCAAATCAGACCACGACCCTAGATACAGCACAAAAAACACTGACCCAGCAAGAATCAATGCACAATGCAGTGACAGGCAACAGAATCGGATTTGTCTCTCTGGGGTGTCCGAAAAACCTTGTCGATTCGGAGCGAATTCTGACGCAATTACGCACTGAAGGATACGATATCGTCAGTCAGTATCAGCATGCGGATTTAGTTATCGTCAACACATGCGGTTTTATTGACAGTGCCGTTCAGGAGTCTCTGGATGTGATCGGAGAAGCGCTGCATGAAAATGGCCAAGTCATTGTGACCGGATGCCTCGGAGCACGCGAAGATGAGATCCGAGAAGTTCACCCGAATGTCTTAGGTATTACCGGGCCTCACGCTTACGAAAATGTACTTGAGCATGTTCATCAGTTCGTGCCTCGTCCGGCACATAATCCATATACCAGTCTCGTCCCGGATCATGGTGTCAAACTGACACCGAAACACTACGCTTACCTGAAAATATCGGAAGGCTGTAACCATCGCTGCACCTTCTGCATCATTCCTTCCATGCGCGGTAAATTAGTCAGCCGTCCGGTTGGAGATATCATCGGAGAAGCAGAACGACTGAAAAACGCCGGCGTCAAAGAGCTGCTCGTGATCAGTCAGGACACCAGTGCCTATGGCGTAGATACTAAACACAGTCTTGGTTTCTCAAACGGTACCCCAGTGAGACAAAACCTCAAAGCACTCAGTGAACACCTGAGTCAATTGGGCATTTGGGTTCGACTCCATTATGTTTATCCTTACCCGCATGTTGATGACATCATTCCGTTGATGGCTGAAGGAAAAATTCTGCCCTATCTCGATATTCCGTTTCAACATGCCAGCCCGCGCGTATTGAAGATGATGAAACGGCCGGGTCAGGCAGAACGAACGCTGGAACGCATCCAGCAATGGCGTAACATCTGTCCGCAATTGGTCATTCGTTCTACCTTTATCGTCGGGTTCCCCGGAGAAACAGAAGAAGACTTTCAAATCTTACTGGATTGGCTTCAGGAAGCGCAGCTCGATCGGGTCGGATGTTTTAAATACTCTCCGGTTGAAGGCGCAACAGCCAATGAGCTGGCCGAACAGGTACCGGAATCGGTCAAACAGGATCGCTATGAGCGTTTTATGGCGTTACAACAAGCAATCAGCACCCAAAAACTCCAACAGCGTATCGGCAGCCAGATGCAAGTGCTGATCGATGAAGTGGATCAAGAAGGTGCAATTGGTCGTACTTACGCTGACGCTCCGGAAATCGACGGTGTGGTTTATCTCAATGGCGAAACGGGTGTAAAAGCCGGTGATTTGGTCAATGTCACCATTGAACATGCTGACGAATATGATCTGTGGGGCAGCCTGACAGCGAACTAA
- a CDS encoding 3'-5' exonuclease: protein MNCNRVVCFDLEMCCWNENGVGTTGEIIEIGLAEIALDEGKIVKRAQYYVQPEQDEVSLFCAELTGITPRKLEKQGRPLAQVIQSMIKNFGSTKKVYMAWGRDDLILQRECEQKGIESPIHEFINLATLYRIQHRVKERRIGHRTAQESAGIPWEGRQHSGYVDAYNLAKLALTML, encoded by the coding sequence ATGAACTGCAATCGGGTAGTCTGCTTCGATCTGGAAATGTGTTGTTGGAATGAAAACGGTGTCGGCACAACCGGAGAAATTATTGAAATCGGTTTGGCTGAAATTGCGCTGGATGAAGGTAAGATCGTCAAAAGAGCCCAGTATTATGTTCAGCCGGAACAGGATGAGGTGTCTTTATTCTGTGCAGAACTGACCGGAATTACCCCGCGTAAACTGGAGAAACAAGGGCGACCTCTGGCACAGGTGATTCAGTCGATGATCAAAAACTTTGGTTCAACCAAGAAAGTCTATATGGCATGGGGCAGGGATGATCTGATTTTGCAACGGGAGTGTGAACAGAAAGGTATCGAATCGCCGATTCATGAGTTTATCAATCTGGCAACCTTGTACCGGATTCAACACCGGGTGAAAGAACGCCGCATCGGACACCGGACGGCTCAAGAGTCGGCAGGGATTCCGTGGGAAGGGCGTCAGCACTCCGGATATGTTGACGCCTATAATCTCGCTAAGCTGGCGTTGACCATGTTATAG